One Mycobacterium sp. SMC-4 DNA window includes the following coding sequences:
- a CDS encoding P27 family phage terminase small subunit, protein MNKPKMPRGEFGPEGKKLWTELTEVFNFTDEPAKLRVLYDACKLADTIKRMDDEAASAPLVVEGSTGQPVIHPCISQANSARSLMATLLGKLGLPDADHSVAEKKARRTRSALIAAQVRWGLGTGS, encoded by the coding sequence ATGAACAAGCCGAAGATGCCACGGGGCGAGTTCGGTCCCGAAGGCAAGAAGCTCTGGACCGAGTTGACCGAGGTGTTCAACTTCACCGACGAGCCGGCCAAGCTCCGCGTCCTCTACGACGCGTGCAAGCTGGCCGACACGATCAAGCGCATGGACGACGAAGCGGCGAGCGCGCCGCTAGTGGTCGAAGGATCGACCGGACAGCCGGTGATCCACCCGTGCATTTCGCAGGCGAACTCAGCGCGGTCACTGATGGCCACGCTGCTGGGCAAGCTCGGACTACCCGACGCCGACCACTCGGTCGCGGAGAAGAAGGCACGACGCACACGGTCGGCACTCATCGCAGCCCAGGTCAGGTGGGGCTTGGGGACCGGGTCGTGA
- a CDS encoding DUF3558 family protein — protein MEGRFFRGGVFVMFALACVAAGCGSGSQSQSEASSIPDQTAATQTSTSQRSSQELPNPCVLLTTAEIRQSTGATVEEPTGDQPERAGSNFVAQCSWNEPSGGLLTVSVAARNFVVEGSIVDPRCRNGEAAFPMDATLIPFDGLGIPAWWVGPSTEDMDSYRTVCIEHDDVRVTVTPLLRPEPSQAEVVSLAKLVVSRL, from the coding sequence ATGGAAGGGCGGTTTTTCAGGGGTGGCGTCTTTGTAATGTTCGCTTTGGCCTGCGTAGCTGCCGGCTGCGGAAGCGGTTCTCAATCGCAGTCAGAAGCGTCCTCGATTCCGGACCAGACCGCCGCTACCCAAACATCCACGTCGCAACGCTCGTCGCAGGAGCTGCCTAACCCCTGCGTGTTGCTGACAACTGCCGAGATACGGCAAAGCACAGGGGCTACCGTAGAAGAACCGACGGGCGATCAACCCGAACGCGCGGGCAGCAATTTTGTGGCGCAATGCAGCTGGAATGAACCAAGTGGGGGTTTATTGACAGTTAGTGTCGCGGCCAGAAATTTCGTGGTTGAGGGCTCAATCGTCGACCCTAGGTGCAGGAATGGCGAGGCTGCTTTTCCGATGGACGCAACGCTCATTCCGTTCGACGGTCTTGGTATACCCGCGTGGTGGGTCGGTCCCTCCACCGAGGACATGGACAGCTACCGAACCGTCTGTATCGAACACGACGACGTCCGTGTCACGGTAACGCCCCTCCTGCGGCCCGAGCCTAGTCAGGCCGAAGTGGTTTCATTGGCCAAATTGGTCGTATCACGGCTGTGA
- a CDS encoding type II secretion system F family protein has protein sequence MSWAALLLAASLLLRSPGSGVRLEAGLPRRGARQAGVRAEDPLGAASTLDVLAACLRSGMAVSTAAAAVAATAPEPMAALLRRAADLLALGADPAHAWDTPAGSQPAHIEAFLRMARRSAASGAALAHGVEDLATQLRGAAADTAAAKAERASVLIAGPLGLCYLPAFLCLGIVPVVIGLAGDVLQTGVL, from the coding sequence ATGAGCTGGGCCGCCCTGCTGCTGGCGGCGTCGCTGCTGCTGAGGTCACCGGGCAGCGGCGTCCGCCTGGAGGCCGGTCTTCCCCGGCGCGGTGCCCGGCAGGCGGGTGTCCGCGCCGAGGACCCGCTCGGCGCGGCATCGACACTGGACGTCCTGGCGGCCTGCCTGCGTTCGGGCATGGCGGTGTCGACCGCCGCGGCGGCGGTGGCCGCCACTGCGCCGGAGCCGATGGCGGCACTGTTGCGCCGAGCCGCCGACCTGCTGGCGCTCGGCGCGGACCCCGCGCACGCGTGGGACACCCCGGCCGGCTCCCAGCCCGCCCACATCGAAGCGTTCCTGCGGATGGCACGTCGATCGGCGGCCTCGGGCGCCGCGCTGGCGCACGGCGTCGAGGACCTCGCCACGCAGCTGCGCGGTGCGGCCGCCGACACCGCCGCGGCCAAGGCTGAACGTGCCTCGGTATTGATCGCCGGCCCGCTGGGGCTCTGCTACCTGCCGGCCTTCCTCTGCCTGGGCATCGTGCCCGTGGTCATCGGCCTGGCCGGTGACGTCCTGCAAACAGGAGTGTTGTGA
- a CDS encoding type II secretion system F family protein, which produces MIVSALALAMALLIAPASVGHRVATLQPAVRTRLPVPHRALAALGGLALCVWLPWTVVAAAAALTATVLARRRQRRRAQNRAADADVLQGALDILVGELRVGAHPVAALRVAARESPGRIADALGMVAARALLGADVAAGLRSAGARSSAPGHWERLAVCWELAQIHGLAIATLVQAAQRDITERERFRGRVQAAMAGARATAVILAGLPILGVLLGHAIGAEPLAFLVGRPAGGWLLLVGVILICTGLLWSDRITSGVLR; this is translated from the coding sequence GTGATCGTCTCGGCGCTGGCGTTGGCGATGGCCCTGCTGATAGCACCGGCATCGGTGGGCCACCGGGTCGCCACACTGCAGCCGGCCGTCAGGACACGGCTGCCGGTGCCGCACCGAGCACTCGCGGCGCTGGGAGGTCTTGCGCTGTGCGTGTGGTTGCCGTGGACCGTGGTGGCCGCCGCGGCGGCGCTGACCGCGACCGTCCTGGCCCGCCGGCGCCAGCGGCGGCGGGCGCAGAACCGCGCGGCAGATGCCGACGTACTGCAGGGCGCGCTGGACATCCTGGTCGGGGAGTTGCGGGTGGGCGCGCACCCGGTCGCAGCGCTGCGCGTGGCGGCGCGGGAATCCCCCGGCCGCATCGCCGACGCGCTGGGCATGGTGGCTGCCCGCGCGCTGTTGGGCGCCGACGTGGCCGCCGGCCTGCGCAGTGCGGGGGCGCGGTCGAGCGCGCCGGGCCATTGGGAGCGGCTGGCGGTGTGCTGGGAGTTGGCCCAGATCCACGGGTTGGCGATCGCCACGCTGGTTCAGGCCGCCCAACGCGACATCACCGAGCGCGAGAGGTTCCGCGGTCGGGTGCAGGCCGCAATGGCCGGCGCCCGCGCGACCGCGGTGATCCTGGCCGGTCTGCCGATCCTCGGCGTACTCCTCGGGCACGCGATCGGCGCCGAGCCGTTGGCGTTTCTGGTGGGCCGCCCTGCCGGGGGATGGCTGCTGCTCGTCGGGGTGATCCTGATCTGCACAGGTTTGTTGTGGTCGGACCGCATCACCTCGGGGGTCCTCCGATGA
- a CDS encoding GGDEF domain-containing protein — translation MAGAIRVMIGAGIGLISIITVAALLPAAEPALTTPKVVVIVFAVVNSFWAVMWCVRPWPTRRQSRAFIVTSDVGIAAVALTGSSWLMGLFALNCFALISVYLMFFDGPKALTLHTIFILATTVAFIALASADHALGGAVAGRILGAVVPVIATPLGIQFGIRTLRNDANESAIDPLTGLLNRRGLHLHFGDLLASGAAASGDAVVVIVVDLDRFKEVNDTYGHTVGDRVLVRCARLITAAAGGRALIARVGGEEFAVVDIAVPGCGAQNAEAIRRAIAAGGSPDVTASVGVTSAEHTQFIVANERPQLVLDTLIARADHAMFHAKRNGGNATHQVE, via the coding sequence ATGGCCGGCGCTATTCGGGTGATGATCGGCGCCGGCATCGGCCTGATTTCGATCATCACCGTGGCCGCGTTGTTGCCTGCGGCCGAGCCCGCGTTGACGACACCGAAAGTTGTCGTCATCGTTTTCGCAGTCGTGAACTCCTTCTGGGCGGTGATGTGGTGTGTTCGCCCGTGGCCGACGCGTCGGCAGTCACGAGCGTTCATCGTCACCTCAGATGTCGGTATCGCTGCTGTGGCTCTGACCGGATCGAGTTGGCTCATGGGCCTTTTCGCCCTGAACTGCTTTGCGTTGATATCGGTCTATCTGATGTTCTTCGACGGGCCTAAAGCGCTGACGCTGCACACCATCTTCATCCTCGCGACAACGGTGGCGTTTATCGCGCTGGCAAGCGCGGACCACGCCCTCGGCGGAGCTGTCGCCGGCAGGATCCTCGGGGCCGTGGTCCCGGTGATTGCGACACCGCTGGGGATACAGTTCGGTATCCGCACGCTACGCAATGACGCCAACGAGTCCGCAATCGATCCGTTGACTGGTTTGTTGAATCGTCGCGGCCTTCACTTGCACTTCGGTGATCTGCTTGCCTCCGGTGCAGCGGCGAGCGGGGACGCGGTGGTGGTGATTGTTGTCGACCTTGACCGGTTCAAGGAGGTCAACGACACCTACGGCCACACTGTCGGTGACCGTGTGTTGGTGCGATGCGCCCGGTTGATCACGGCGGCCGCCGGAGGGCGGGCCTTGATCGCTCGCGTGGGCGGCGAGGAGTTCGCCGTCGTCGATATCGCCGTTCCTGGCTGTGGCGCACAGAACGCTGAGGCGATCAGGCGTGCGATCGCGGCGGGAGGCTCGCCGGACGTCACTGCCAGCGTGGGGGTCACTAGCGCCGAGCACACCCAGTTCATCGTTGCCAACGAGCGCCCGCAGCTGGTGCTCGACACGCTTATTGCGCGCGCTGACCACGCGATGTTCCACGCGAAACGCAACGGGGGCAACGCAACCCATCAGGTTGAGTGA